A genomic region of Thermodesulfovibrio aggregans contains the following coding sequences:
- the flgG gene encoding flagellar basal-body rod protein FlgG, with amino-acid sequence MLRSLFTASTGMYAQQLNLDVISHNLANVNTTGFKKGRAEFQDLLYQNIINPGAPSDDGTQYPTGIQIGLGVRPVAVAKFFTPGDLINTGNDLDLAIDGDGFFQVTLPDGTIAYTRAGNFRIDRDGRIVTNDGYPIEPGITVPADALKITVGADGTVTVLQPGTVAPVQIGTIELARFINPGGLQAIGKNLFIETDASGAPTTGTPGTEGRGRIVQGFLEMSNVNVVEELANMIIAQRAFDINSKAVQTSDEMLQTVVALKR; translated from the coding sequence TAGATGTTATTTCTCATAATCTTGCAAATGTTAATACAACGGGATTTAAAAAAGGAAGAGCAGAGTTTCAGGATTTACTTTATCAAAACATTATCAATCCCGGTGCACCTTCAGATGATGGAACTCAATATCCCACAGGAATTCAGATTGGTCTTGGTGTAAGACCGGTTGCTGTGGCAAAGTTCTTTACTCCAGGAGACCTTATAAACACTGGCAATGACCTTGATTTAGCTATTGATGGAGATGGATTTTTTCAGGTAACTCTTCCTGATGGAACAATTGCCTACACAAGGGCAGGCAATTTCAGAATTGACAGAGATGGAAGAATTGTAACAAATGACGGATATCCAATTGAACCGGGAATTACTGTTCCAGCCGATGCTTTAAAAATAACAGTTGGAGCTGATGGAACTGTTACAGTACTACAGCCAGGAACAGTAGCGCCTGTTCAGATTGGAACAATTGAACTTGCAAGATTTATAAATCCAGGAGGACTTCAGGCAATTGGTAAAAATTTATTTATTGAGACAGATGCCTCAGGAGCTCCAACAACTGGAACACCCGGGACAGAGGGAAGAGGAAGAATTGTTCAGGGCTTTCTTGAAATGTCCAATGTAAATGTAGTTGAAGAGCTTGCAAATATGATAATTGCTCAGAGAGCTTTTGACATTAACTCAAAAGCAGTGCAGACCTCTGATGAGATGTTACAGACAGTAGTAGCACTTAAGAGGTAA